From Capra hircus breed San Clemente unplaced genomic scaffold, ASM170441v1, whole genome shotgun sequence, the proteins below share one genomic window:
- the LOC102191422 gene encoding EKC/KEOPS complex subunit LAGE3-like yields the protein MESDAHGGGATRAAKEEAKEAKKDPGAVEFAAGTAHGSHRVPGGAGGQDDPGDAACPGDVVGRRVHGGAGDLAGPRGPSAAGDPGGTAGAILQISGPPHAPGPSGDAASGAAVLSNRDLRFSLTVPFSSHAEADIARHFLTPRTQLRGPIRKELDVNGRMLVLRLTAEDPGLLQSSIVFCLEQLSLVMRSLQHFGAPLSQHRRGV from the exons ATGGAGTCCGATGCACATGGTGgaggagccaccagggcagccaaaGAAGAAGCCAAAGAAGCCAAAAAAGACCCAGGTGCCGTGGAATTTGCAGCGGGCACAGCACATGGTAGCCACAGAGTGCCGGGTGGTGCTGGTGGCCAGGATGACCCTGGTGATGCAGCTTGCCCTGGTGACGTCGTCGGTCGCAGGGTTCATGGAGGCGCTGGTGACCTGGCTggtcccagaggccccagcgctgcaggagacccagggggcACAGCTGGTGCCATTCTGCAGATCTCGGGGCCACCTCACGCTCCAGGGCCTAGTGGAGATGCTGCTTCTGGAGCCGCAGTTCTGAGTAACCGAGACCTCCGGTT CAGCCTCACTGTGCCTTTCTCATCACACGCGGAAGCTGACATCGCCCGCCACTTCCTGACTCCACGTACTCAACTGCGAGGGCCGATTCGGAAGGAGCTCGATGTTAATGGCCGCATGCTGGTTCT CCGATTGACTGCTGAAGACCCTGGCCTGCTCCAGAGCTCCATCGTTTTCTGTCTGGAGCAGCTTTCCCTGGTGATGCGGTCCTTGCAGCACTTTGGGGCTCCTCTTTCTCAGCACAGAAGAGGGGTTTAA